GAAGTGGCTGGTGAAGAACTGACTGAGAAAGAACTGATTTACCATGCAACCGGTGTGAAGGAGGTTGGTGTGTATTAAATTCAAAAGCATCATTTCGAAATACATGATAGTCTTTGTACTACTCGGTTTGATGGTGTTTTCAGGGATCATTACACCTGCTTTCCTCAAACCGAGGAACATTCTCAATATCTTCTGGCAAACATCGTATGTAGGCATCATCGCGATAGGTATCACCTTCGTCATGATCGCCGGTGGAATAGATCTTTCGGTCGGATCAATGCTCGCACTGATGGGGGCTTTTGCGATCACCACGAGTAATAAACTCGGCGATAATCTTGGTTCAACCCTTGTTTCGATCCTTCTCACTTATGGGCTCGGTGCGCTACTTGGTTTAGGTATGGGACTTTTGACAACCAAAGGAAAGATTCCAGCGTTCATAACGACGCTTGGAGGCATGGCGATATACAGATCTTTGGTTTTGAATTTCGCCAACGGCGGAGTGTACATGAGCTTTTCTCGAACCTTCTCGAGTTTTGGAATGAAATTCATTGCAGGATTGCCATTGCCGATGGTTGTGTTCATTGTTTATGCCATCCTGGCTCACATAGTGTTGGACAGGACAAGGTTCGGTAGGTACGTGTACGCAGTCGGTGCGAACGAAACGGCAGCCGTTTATTCAGCGATAAAAGTGGATTTGATCAGGACGATCACTTACGTTATCAGTGGCGTTTCGGTGGTCACATCGGCAGTTTTACTCTCTTCGATGATGGCATCGGTGAGTTCCTCATCCACTGGATCAGGTTTTGAGTTGGATGCGATCGCGGCGGCCGTGATCGGAGGAACGAGTTTGAGTGGAGGTAAAGGTACGATCTTTGGTACTTTCTTTGGAGCGTTGATCTTAGGTGTCGTGAACAACATGTTGGTGATGCTGAACGTCGCGGTATATCTCCAAGGTATGGTGAAAGGGCTCATCATCATCGCGGCGGTTTTACTTCAGAACATCAGAAAATGATCACCCCGTGAGGGGGAAAGAAAGGGAGGTGTTTGTATGAAGAGGTTTCTGGTTGTATTGATGATCGTCATGACACTCTTGAGCTTCGCCGCAAAGTTCAAGATCGGAGTCGCTATACCGGCGGCCGATCACGGTTGGACTGGTGGTATGGTCTGGTGGGCACAGTACGCCATCAAGCAGTACCAGAAAGATCCAGATTTAGAGTTCTACTTGGTGACGGCGAGAGAACCGAGCGAACAAATTGCTCAAGTTCAAGCACTCTTAGCGCGTGGAATCAACGCTTTGGTGATCAACCCATACGAGTCCGCACCACTCACACCGATCTGCGTTCAAGCGTTCAGACAAGGTATTTTCACGGTGATAGTTGATAGGGGCATCGTCTCCGAAGAGTACAACGTTTATATCGCTGGTGATAACTACATGTACGGTTATCTAGCAGGTAAATACATCGCTGAAAAGCTGAAAGGTAAAGGCAATGTCGTCGTTATAAGGGGCATCCCTTCCACGATCGACGATGAAAGAGTCAAGGCGTTCAAGGATGCGATCGCACCTTATCCAGATATCAAGATCATCGCTGAGCAACCAGGTTATTGGTCCAGAGAGAAAGCTTTCGAGGTTATGCAGACGCTGTTGACAAAATTCCCACAGATCGATGCAGTCTGGACTGGAGACGATGACATGCTCCATGGTGTGCTCATCGCACTCAGACAAGCCGGAAGGGATAAGAACATCGTTTTGGTGGGTGGTGCTTGTGAAAAG
This region of Pseudothermotoga sp. genomic DNA includes:
- a CDS encoding ABC transporter permease, with the protein product MIVFVLLGLMVFSGIITPAFLKPRNILNIFWQTSYVGIIAIGITFVMIAGGIDLSVGSMLALMGAFAITTSNKLGDNLGSTLVSILLTYGLGALLGLGMGLLTTKGKIPAFITTLGGMAIYRSLVLNFANGGVYMSFSRTFSSFGMKFIAGLPLPMVVFIVYAILAHIVLDRTRFGRYVYAVGANETAAVYSAIKVDLIRTITYVISGVSVVTSAVLLSSMMASVSSSSTGSGFELDAIAAAVIGGTSLSGGKGTIFGTFFGALILGVVNNMLVMLNVAVYLQGMVKGLIIIAAVLLQNIRK
- a CDS encoding substrate-binding domain-containing protein; its protein translation is MKRFLVVLMIVMTLLSFAAKFKIGVAIPAADHGWTGGMVWWAQYAIKQYQKDPDLEFYLVTAREPSEQIAQVQALLARGINALVINPYESAPLTPICVQAFRQGIFTVIVDRGIVSEEYNVYIAGDNYMYGYLAGKYIAEKLKGKGNVVVIRGIPSTIDDERVKAFKDAIAPYPDIKIIAEQPGYWSREKAFEVMQTLLTKFPQIDAVWTGDDDMLHGVLIALRQAGRDKNIVLVGGACEKNIVKMIMDGHPLIEVNFTYPPNMIATAINLAVMALRGQSLNGFYQKGIPRKIILSTETVTRQNAKDYYFPDSVF